One window of Flavobacterium dauae genomic DNA carries:
- a CDS encoding aromatic amino acid hydroxylase, with protein MNEHFETNPLLDRLPKHLKQFIKPQNYEEYTPINQAVWRYVMRKNVDYLSKVAHSSYLDGLQKTGISIESIPSMYGMNRILKEIGWAAVAVDGFIPPNAFMEFQAYNVLVIASDIRQLENIEYTPAPDIIHEGAGHAPIIANPEYAEYLRRFGEIGCKAISSAHDYEIYEAIRELSILEEAEGTPESELVRIRSKVDELQAKSTEPSEMALIRNLHWWTVEYGLIGSVENPKIYGAGLLSSIGESEWCMTDKVEKLPYSIDAAYQGFDITKPQPQLYVTKDFAELSMVLEEFANKMALRTGGLSGIKKLIDSKALGTIELSTGLQVSGVFTNVIEHEGKPVYIQSTGKTALAYREKELVNHGTEYHSEGFGSPIGRLKNINLAIEDMSPRDLQAYNIYEGKHIDLEFEGDIKVSGEIITGSRNLRGEIILISFKNCTVTHNETVLFQPEWGTYDMAIGKKIVSAFSGPADIQSFDMITHVPTTKTIKAIKSTEREALENLYEKVRTYREQNSTEDLEVILSDLIKNHPQDWLLTLEIVELAKQNNLAVYDKALAHLLKVKEQRSEIAHLITNGLNLL; from the coding sequence GTTGCACATTCTTCTTATTTAGATGGCCTGCAAAAAACAGGAATTTCTATTGAAAGCATACCTAGTATGTATGGTATGAACCGTATTTTAAAAGAAATTGGCTGGGCTGCTGTTGCTGTTGACGGTTTTATTCCGCCGAATGCGTTTATGGAATTTCAGGCTTATAATGTATTGGTTATTGCATCAGATATTCGTCAGTTAGAAAATATCGAATACACTCCCGCCCCCGATATTATTCACGAAGGTGCTGGTCACGCCCCTATTATTGCCAATCCGGAATATGCAGAATATTTACGCAGATTTGGTGAAATTGGCTGTAAAGCAATTTCTTCTGCCCACGATTACGAAATTTACGAAGCAATTCGGGAATTATCGATTTTAGAAGAGGCAGAAGGAACTCCGGAAAGTGAACTGGTTAGGATTCGATCTAAAGTTGATGAATTACAGGCAAAATCAACAGAACCGTCGGAAATGGCATTAATTCGTAATCTACATTGGTGGACGGTTGAATACGGTTTAATAGGATCTGTTGAAAATCCTAAAATATACGGTGCCGGTTTGTTGTCATCAATAGGTGAAAGCGAATGGTGTATGACTGATAAAGTTGAAAAACTACCTTATAGTATAGACGCTGCTTATCAAGGCTTTGATATTACCAAACCGCAACCTCAATTATACGTAACAAAAGATTTTGCCGAATTAAGCATGGTGTTAGAAGAATTTGCCAATAAAATGGCATTGCGCACAGGCGGCTTAAGCGGTATTAAAAAATTAATTGATTCAAAAGCTTTGGGAACCATTGAACTCTCTACAGGTTTACAGGTTTCAGGTGTTTTCACTAACGTAATTGAGCATGAAGGAAAACCAGTTTACATTCAATCAACAGGAAAAACAGCATTAGCTTATCGTGAAAAAGAATTGGTAAATCACGGAACGGAATATCATTCAGAAGGATTTGGAAGCCCGATTGGTCGCCTAAAAAACATCAATCTTGCTATAGAAGATATGAGTCCGCGCGATTTGCAGGCATACAATATATATGAAGGTAAACATATCGACCTTGAGTTTGAAGGTGATATTAAAGTTTCTGGCGAAATTATTACGGGTTCAAGAAACTTACGTGGCGAAATCATTTTAATCAGCTTTAAAAACTGCACCGTTACGCATAACGAAACCGTGTTGTTTCAACCAGAATGGGGAACTTATGATATGGCAATTGGTAAAAAAATAGTTTCGGCTTTTTCAGGACCTGCCGACATACAAAGTTTCGATATGATTACGCACGTTCCTACAACAAAAACCATAAAAGCGATAAAATCTACCGAACGCGAGGCTTTAGAAAATCTGTATGAAAAAGTCAGAACCTATCGCGAACAAAATTCAACCGAAGATTTAGAGGTTATTTTATCTGATTTAATTAAAAACCATCCGCAAGATTGGTTGTTAACTTTAGAAATTGTTGAATTAGCCAAACAAAATAATTTAGCCGTTTACGATAAAGCCTTAGCTCATTTATTAAAAGTTAAAGAACAAAGATCAGAAATAGCCCATTTAATTACCAACGGATTAAATTTATTATAG